The following are encoded together in the Halopseudomonas salegens genome:
- a CDS encoding methyl-accepting chemotaxis protein, which produces MRKNLPVSGQEKTFAADQRLISATDPRGEIQYCNDEFEAVSGFSRQELIGSPHNLVRHPDMPPAVYEQMWACLKAGKCWMGIVKNRCKNGDHYWVEAYVTPVMEGGQIIGFESVRTQPDRERVERAERVYQAINAGKSPLGGLQRLSSLLGHCWSALLLALITGVLVGALSGVWWLGLLALGGGVLAAGVLFGHFSRGVSLSLGQINNAFDDPLAALIFTGQGGLMGRLQMVLISEAARIRTALTRLTDYTEQTSEAAAESQDLASKTRQALDAQRNETDMASTAMTQMAASITEVSGNVQLTADEAANAQNLVNQGSAVADNTLEVIQALSQTVEQVTRTVESLAAESGQIGKAAELIQAISEQTNLLALNAAIEAARAGEQGRGFAVVADEVRSLAQKTRDSTESIKEVIARLQDSSQVAVNMVHQGNSEVEKGLAQVEQTQQALQGIRTTMEQINRMTQQMAAASEQQARVADTISEQIRHIAGSADTSLKLAGQASERGQYLEQTATDLQRLAERFNS; this is translated from the coding sequence ATGCGTAAGAATCTTCCAGTGAGTGGGCAGGAAAAAACCTTTGCGGCCGATCAGCGGCTGATTTCAGCAACCGACCCTCGTGGGGAGATTCAGTATTGCAACGATGAATTCGAAGCCGTCAGTGGCTTCAGCCGGCAAGAGTTGATCGGCAGCCCGCACAATCTGGTGCGGCACCCGGATATGCCCCCAGCCGTCTATGAACAGATGTGGGCCTGCCTGAAGGCTGGCAAATGCTGGATGGGTATCGTCAAGAATCGATGCAAGAACGGTGATCACTATTGGGTTGAGGCCTACGTTACGCCGGTGATGGAAGGTGGTCAGATTATCGGCTTTGAGTCCGTAAGGACGCAGCCTGATCGTGAGCGGGTCGAGCGGGCAGAGCGGGTCTATCAGGCGATCAATGCCGGCAAGTCGCCGCTGGGAGGCCTGCAGCGCTTGTCGAGCTTGCTGGGGCATTGCTGGTCGGCCTTGCTGCTGGCACTGATCACCGGCGTTCTGGTGGGGGCTCTCAGCGGTGTCTGGTGGCTGGGGTTGTTGGCACTTGGCGGTGGTGTGCTGGCAGCAGGCGTGTTGTTCGGGCATTTTAGCCGGGGCGTCAGTCTCAGCCTCGGGCAGATCAATAATGCCTTTGATGATCCCCTGGCTGCGTTGATATTTACCGGCCAGGGCGGGCTGATGGGGCGGCTGCAGATGGTTCTGATCAGCGAGGCGGCCCGTATACGGACTGCCCTGACGCGCTTGACCGATTATACGGAGCAGACCAGCGAAGCGGCTGCTGAATCACAGGATCTGGCGAGCAAAACCCGGCAGGCACTGGATGCTCAGCGCAATGAAACCGATATGGCTTCGACGGCGATGACACAGATGGCGGCCTCGATAACCGAGGTGTCGGGCAATGTTCAGTTAACGGCTGATGAAGCAGCCAATGCGCAAAATCTGGTCAACCAGGGTTCAGCCGTAGCTGACAACACGCTTGAGGTGATTCAGGCACTCTCACAAACCGTCGAGCAAGTAACGCGGACGGTGGAAAGTCTGGCCGCTGAAAGCGGACAGATCGGCAAGGCGGCTGAGTTGATCCAGGCGATTTCCGAGCAGACCAATCTTCTGGCGCTGAATGCTGCTATCGAGGCGGCGCGCGCAGGTGAGCAGGGACGTGGTTTTGCGGTAGTCGCTGATGAGGTGCGTTCACTCGCGCAGAAAACCCGTGATTCCACCGAGTCAATCAAGGAAGTTATTGCGCGGCTGCAGGACAGCTCGCAAGTTGCGGTCAATATGGTCCACCAGGGCAACAGCGAAGTGGAAAAAGGCCTGGCGCAGGTTGAGCAGACCCAGCAGGCATTGCAGGGGATTCGCACAACCATGGAGCAGATCAATCGCATGACCCAGCAAATGGCAGCGGCTTCTGAACAGCAAGCCCGTGTGGCGGATACCATTTCCGAGCAGATTCGGCATATTGCCGGCTCGGCCGACACCAGCCTGAAACTGGCGGGGCAGGCGAGTGAGCGTGGCCAGTACCTGGAGCAGACCGCAACCGATCTGCAACGTCTGGCCGAGCGTTTCAACAGTTGA
- the ylqF gene encoding ribosome biogenesis GTPase YlqF yields the protein MSIQWYPGHMHKAQKAISEALPQVDLLIEVLDARIPYSSENPAIERLRGDKPCIKVLSKSDLADPELTTAWQASLEQERGVKTFPTNTAEPGRTRQLIDLCRKMVPDKVARGKNITVMIVGIPNVGKSTLINALADRVIARTGNEPAVTKNQQRINLGDGVVLLDTPGILWPKIENPDSGYRLAATGAIKNTAMAFDDVSFFVVEYLREAYPELLRKHFKLEALADTELAILEQAGIRRGAIRAGGRVDLTRISEMLINELRAGKMGRITLETPAMIVEEKAAVAAAQAKKAEQDAERKRQFKAGSRNADRGDSKAQPTAKASRKKPRHK from the coding sequence ATGTCCATTCAGTGGTATCCGGGGCACATGCACAAGGCGCAGAAGGCGATCAGTGAAGCCTTGCCGCAGGTTGACCTGCTGATTGAAGTGCTTGATGCGCGCATTCCCTATTCCAGCGAAAATCCGGCGATTGAACGCCTGCGCGGTGACAAGCCGTGTATCAAGGTGCTTAGCAAGAGTGACCTGGCTGACCCGGAGTTGACCACTGCATGGCAGGCCTCGCTGGAGCAGGAGCGCGGCGTAAAAACCTTTCCGACCAACACGGCGGAGCCGGGCCGAACCCGCCAATTGATTGATCTTTGCCGCAAAATGGTTCCGGACAAGGTGGCCAGGGGCAAGAATATTACGGTGATGATTGTCGGTATTCCCAATGTCGGCAAATCCACCCTGATCAACGCTCTGGCTGATCGGGTGATTGCGCGAACCGGCAACGAGCCGGCGGTTACCAAGAACCAGCAGCGGATCAATCTGGGGGATGGCGTGGTGTTGCTGGATACCCCGGGCATTCTCTGGCCGAAAATTGAAAACCCCGACAGTGGCTACCGCCTGGCGGCGACCGGGGCGATCAAGAACACCGCCATGGCCTTTGATGATGTGAGCTTTTTTGTTGTCGAGTATCTGCGTGAGGCCTATCCGGAGTTGCTGCGCAAGCATTTCAAGCTCGAGGCGTTGGCGGATACCGAGCTGGCCATTCTGGAGCAGGCCGGTATCCGGCGCGGGGCCATTCGGGCAGGTGGGCGGGTAGATCTGACGCGCATCAGCGAGATGCTGATCAATGAGTTGCGTGCCGGAAAAATGGGCCGTATTACCCTGGAAACCCCGGCCATGATTGTCGAGGAAAAGGCCGCCGTTGCAGCGGCCCAGGCGAAAAAAGCGGAACAGGATGCCGAGCGCAAGCGCCAGTTCAAGGCTGGTTCACGAAACGCTGACCGGGGCGACAGCAAAGCCCAGCCGACGGCCAAGGCAAGCAGAAAAAAGCCGCGCCACAAGTGA